The following proteins come from a genomic window of Halorussus halophilus:
- a CDS encoding aminopeptidase, whose protein sequence is MDPRIEDHAEILVDHSASVEAGDNVVVSAPPAAEDLTLALCETIGERGAFPFHVSGRRDNTRATFLNAIAAEDLDNADHELALAEAADVWIHVRAHDNVANMSAVSSETMAAYQKAYMPIQEEILDTTWVLTQFPADANAQNAEMSTREYEDFVYGAIGKDWEEQERFQEQMVEILDAGSKVHIVSGDSTDVTMSVEGMTTINDKGKNNLPGGEVFTAPVADSVEGEVLFDKPLIHQGHEVEDAYVRFENGKVVEHSASKNEDVLTEVLNTDEGARYLGELGIGMNRDIDRFTYNMLFDEKMGDTVHMAIGRAYDACLPEGESGNESAVHVDMIVDMAEDSYIEVDGEVVQRNGTFKFEDGFEG, encoded by the coding sequence ATGGACCCACGTATCGAAGACCACGCCGAGATTCTCGTCGATCACTCTGCTTCTGTCGAAGCGGGTGACAACGTCGTCGTTAGCGCTCCCCCTGCCGCCGAAGACCTCACGCTCGCACTGTGTGAGACCATCGGCGAACGCGGTGCTTTCCCCTTCCACGTCTCCGGTCGTCGGGACAACACCCGCGCGACGTTCCTGAACGCAATCGCCGCGGAGGACCTCGACAACGCGGACCACGAACTCGCGCTCGCTGAGGCCGCGGACGTGTGGATTCACGTTCGCGCTCACGACAACGTCGCCAACATGAGCGCGGTCTCCTCGGAGACGATGGCGGCCTACCAGAAGGCCTACATGCCGATTCAGGAGGAGATTCTCGACACGACGTGGGTACTCACGCAGTTCCCTGCGGACGCGAACGCCCAGAACGCCGAGATGAGCACGCGGGAGTACGAGGACTTCGTCTACGGTGCCATCGGCAAGGACTGGGAGGAACAGGAACGGTTCCAAGAGCAGATGGTCGAAATCCTCGACGCTGGCTCCAAGGTCCACATCGTCAGCGGCGACTCGACGGACGTGACGATGAGCGTCGAGGGTATGACTACCATCAACGACAAGGGTAAGAACAACCTCCCCGGTGGCGAGGTGTTCACCGCACCGGTCGCCGACTCCGTGGAGGGTGAAGTCCTGTTCGACAAGCCGCTCATCCACCAAGGCCACGAGGTCGAGGACGCTTACGTCCGCTTCGAGAACGGCAAGGTCGTCGAACACAGCGCGAGCAAGAACGAGGACGTGCTGACGGAAGTCCTGAACACCGACGAGGGTGCGCGCTACCTCGGCGAACTCGGTATCGGCATGAACCGCGACATCGACCGGTTCACCTACAACATGCTGTTCGACGAGAAGATGGGCGACACCGTCCACATGGCAATCGGTCGCGCCTACGACGCCTGCCTGCCGGAGGGCGAGTCGGGCAACGAGTCGGCCGTCCACGTGGACATGATCGTAGACATGGCCGAGGACTCGTACATCGAGGTGGACGGCGAAGTCGTCCAGCGCAACGGCACGTTCAAGTTCGAGGACGGGTTCGAAGGCTGA